The following nucleotide sequence is from Solidesulfovibrio carbinolicus.
AGAGAGACGCTGCGTGGCCCGACCCTTGGCCATAACAAAGGGGCGGCTCCCGTGAGCCGCCCCTTTGTTGTTTATCCCGATGATCAGGCCTCGGAAGCCCCCTGAAACCGGCCCCTAGTAGCGCTCGAACCGGCTGTCGGCCGGGTCCTCCTCGTCCAGACTGATGAGCGACCCGCCGGTCTTGCCGCCGGTCGGGCGCGGCAGGGCCTTGCCGGCCGTGGTCGGCGGTATGAAGGCGCGTCGGCCCGATGCGGCGGCCGGGCGGAGGTTGTCCTCGTCCTCGTCGCGCTCCACCCGGAAAAAGGCGCTGGTCTGCTGGAGCTGGGCGGCCTGGGCCGAGAGTTCCTCCGAGGTGGAGGCGATTTCCTCGGCGGCGGCGGCGTTTTGCTGGATGACCTGGTCGAGCTGCTGCAGGGCCTGGTTGACCTGGCTGGCACCCTGGCTTTGCTCCTGGCTGGCGGCGTTTATTTCCTGGACCAGCTCGGCCGTGCGCTGGATGTCGGGCACGAGCTTTTCCAGCAGTTGGCCGGCGGTTTCGGCGATGTCGGTGGAGGTGGCGGCCAGATTGGTGATCTCGGCGGCGGCGGCCTGGCTGCGCTCGGCGAGCTTGCGCACCTCCGAGGCCACCACGGCGAAGCCGCGTCCATGTTCGCCGGCCCGGGCCGCTTCCACGGCGGCGTTTAAGGCGAGCAGATCGGTTTGCCGGGCGATCTCCTCGATGATGGAAATCTTGCCGGTGATGGCCTTCATGGCGGACTTGGTCTGGACCACGGCCTCGCCCGAGGCCTTGGCGTCCCGGGCGGCCTTGACGGCGATGGCTTCGGTCTGTTTGGCGTTGTCGGCGGTCTGGCCGATGCTGGAGGCCATCTGCTCCATGGCCGATGAGGATTCCTCAATGGCGGCGGCCTGTTCGGTGGACCCTTGGGACAGGGCCGAGGACGAGGCCGAGAGCTGCTCGCTGCCTGAGGCCACGTTCACCGAGCCGTCCTGGACCTCGCGGATGACGGCGCTGACCCGGGTGATCATGCCGCGTAGGGAATGGAGCAGCCGGTCGGCCGGGTCGCGCGGCGTGACGGCCACGGCCAGCTCGCCCTTGCTTAAGCGGCCCATGATGGCGGCGATGTCCTTTTCGGCGGCCACCAGCCGCTCGATGGCGGCCAACAGGCGGTCGTTTTCCGAACGTTTGGCCACGGCCACGTCCAGGTCGCCCAGGGCCAGCTTGCCGGCCAGATCGGCGATGTCCTTCTCGGCGGCAATCAGCGTGGCCAGGGAGCGCATGAGGCCGTCGGCCTCGCAGCGCGGCGCGATGTTCACGTCCAGGTCGCCCTGGGCCAGCTTGGCCACGGCCTGGGCCACCTCGGCCGAGGAGGCCACCATGGCCCGCATGGCCGCGTAAATGCTCTGGGGGTGCGCCCCGTCATGAAACGTCAGGGACAGGTCGCCCACGGCCACCTGCCGGGCCATGGCCGCGATCTCCTCAGGCTCGCCGCCAAGACGGCGTAACAGCCCCCGCGTGATGAGCAGGCCGGTGATGGCGGCGAAAAGGATCATGGCCCCGGTAAGAGAGGCGATGATCACCTCGGTCTTTTCATACAGCGCCTTGGATTCGGCGTTGCGGACCTCGGCGTAATTCAAATTGAGTTCGGTCAGTTTGTTGATGAACTCCCGCATGAATTCGAATTGCTCGTCGGCCTGGCCCATGGACAGGGCCATGGCCTCGGCCGTGGACGCCTCGGTGTCGGCCAGCCGGGCCTTGACCACCTTGGCGGAAGTCGCCTCCCACTTGGCCAGGGCCTGGTCGAACTCAGCGGCGAACTGCTTTTCCTCGGGCGTGGTCATGAGGGACTTGAATACGCCGAAACGCTCCTTGGTCTGCTTGAGATTGTCGGCGTAGGCTTTCTGCAGTTTCTTGAAGCGCTCGTCGCTGGTGTCCGTAAAGAGCATGGAGCGCTCGGCCACGAGCAGTTGATGCAGATCCCGGTCCGCTTCGATAAGCTTGTCGATGCTTGGCAACAACCGCGTGAAAAGCGTCTCCAGATTGCCGCTGATGACCTTGGCTGCGTAGTAGCCGGTAAAGCCCACCGCGATCAGGGCGACAACCAGCACAATGTAGCTGATCGACAGCTTGACGCTGACCCGTTGGAAAAATTTTGTGGTGTTCGCCATGACGTCTCTCCTCCAAGCTGCATGTCGCCGTCACACAAGCCCGACCTTGGCCGCCGCGCCACGCGCGCATCCGCCTGTAGCCGCCGCGCCGCCCCTGCAAACATCGACGCCTGTTCAGCCGCCTGCAACGCCGTGGCTGGAAACTGCTTGAGATTAATAAAAATAGAACATGCTGAAAAGGTTTTTTGGGCTTTCAGCGCCAGGCAAATCCTGAAACGGGGACACGCCCGCGACACGCCGCAACGGTTCGCCGGTCGATTCGGCATGAAAAGGAGAGCGTGGCGGCTGGCCCACGGGCTTTATCAAACCCTCCTCTTCGGAACACGCGGCAAGCCGGCCCAGGCTGGACGAATCGGGCGGCCGGGGCGTTAATCCGGCAACATGCGGTGCAACGTGTCCCGGCCGCCGTAGCTGTGCCAGACCGCGCCGTCCTTGACCACATAACTGCTCGGTTCCGTGCCGCTGATGAGTTTATCCCCTTCGATGGTGAAAGCCATCCAGCCCTTGTGCTCCTCGCCGGACTTGCCGTCGCGCCAATCATAATACACGGCCCACTTGCCCTTTTTCTCCACCAGACAATATCGGTAGCTGTTGGGCCGGGTGTATTCCGAAGGCCGCGAGCGCATGAAGCAGCCCACGAGCACGGGGTTTGGCGGCGAGACCACATCGGCATAAACCGTGGGCGCGCCGGCCAGTTCCGGGCGCTGGGTTCCCTTGCCGGCGCAGCCGGCCAGGAGCAGTCCGACCAGAAGAAGCGGGATAAGACGCAACATGAACACTCCTTGTCTGGCGCGGACGCCGTGCCCTCGCCGTTTCGCCGCCAACCGGCGGCTCTTGCCCCGTCTCCGGCCGGCCATCGCCCCGCCTCGCGGCCAAGGCAGGGCGACGTCGCCCGGAAATGCGCCGTCTACCGGCCCGGCCGGCCCGGTCCAGGCCCCATGCCCGGACCCATGCCAGGCCCCAAGGGACGCGGCCCCGGCCCCACCGGGCCGATGGGGCCAATGGGACCAATGCCCGGCCCGGGACGCGGCCCGGGGCCAAACCCCGGCCCGGGCAGAGGAACCGGCGGCGGCCCCACCGGACGCGGGCCATAGCCCGGTCCCGGACCGACGATAAACGGCCAGGGATTGATGACGATGCCCGGCCCCGGCACGACGGCCGGCGGCGGATACGGATAATAGGGAGCAGGGGGATAGGGAGGATAGCCGGGATAGGGCGGATAGTAGCCTGGGGGATAGACCACCACCGGCGGCGGTTGGGCCGCGGCCTCGCGGACCGCCAAACCGAGAGCCAGGCAACAGCACAGGGCGGCAAACGCCAGAATGGCTCGATGACCGCGCATGGTTCGCCTCCTTGCCGGACATTGCCGACCATGCCACTGTGTCCCATTCCCGCAGCGATGACAAGGGGCGTAATTCATCATATGGTTTCATGACGGAGGCCCGGCCCATGCCGCATCATCCCAGTCCGCCAAGCGCTCCTTCCCGCCGTCTCACGGCCCTGGTGGCCGAGGCCGATCCGGCCGTGGCCGCGCTTTTGGCCGAGGCCCTTGGCCCCAGGTCCGCCCTGGTCACGGCCCGGACCCTGGCCGAGGCCAAAGCCGCCCTGGCCCTGGGCCGGCCCGATCTGGCCGTGGTGTCCGCGCGGCTGCCAGACGGCCCCACGGCCCCGCTTTTGGCCTCCCTGGTGGGCGGCGAGAGCCCTCCGTCCGTGTTCCTGGCCGGCACGCCCGGAGACATCGCGGCGGTCCTGGCCGCCGTGGCCCTGCCCGGGCTGCGCCTGCTCCCCCTGCCGCTGTCGCCGGGACTGGCCGAGGCCGCCCTGGACGAAGCCGCCGCCGACATCGCTGCCCGCCGCCACGCCGAGGACGGCTGGCGTCTGGCCAAGCGGCTTTTGGACGAAATCCCCCATCTTTCGGCCATTTTCGCCGGCGGCGAACTCCTTGGCCTCAACCGGGCCTTCCTGCGCTTTCTCGGCGTGGGGAGCCTTGGCGAATTCAAGGCCAAGGGGACGCCCCTGGAACGTTTCCTGGCCGAGCCGCCGGCCGAAGGCCTGGCCGCCTGGGCCGGCCGTCTGCCCGACGACGCCCTGGACCGCGACCACCGTCTGCATCTGGTGCATCCCGACCGGCCCGACGCCGCGCCCCACGTCTTTCAGGCGGCCGTCAGCCGCCTGCCCGGACGCAGCCGATGCCTGCTCATGCTGGCCGACGTCACCGAACTGGAGCTGGAACGCCGGGAACTGCTCGACCTGGCCAACCGCGATCCCCTGACCCGCACCCTTAACCGGCGCAAGCTCGGCGACGTCCTGGAGGCCGAGACCGCCCGGGCCGCCCGCTACGCCACGCCGTTCTCCCTGGCCCTGCTGGACATCGACCACTTCAAGCACATAAACGATAGCCACGGCCACGACGCCGGCGACGCCGTGCTGGTGGAGCTGGCCCGGCGTCTCACGGCCAGCCTGCGTCAGGTGGACCGGCTGGCCCGGTTTGGCGGCGAGGAATTCGTGGTGGCCGCGCCGGGCATCGATCTGGCCGGCGCGGCCGAGCTGGCCGAGCGCCTGCGCCGGGCCGTGGCCGACGAACCCTTTGCCGGGGTCGGCCGGGTGACGGCCAGCTTCGGCCTGGCCGCCTGGCGGCCGGGCGACAGCCCCGAGGATCTGCTCAAACGCGCCGACGCGGCCCTGTACCGGGCCAAGGACGGCGGACGCAACCGGGTGGAGCGCGAAGCGCCCCCGCAAACCGAAGTACGGTAACCATGGACGCCACCGACAAGCGCATTCTCGACCTCATCCAGACCGGATTCCCCATTGCCCCGCGCCCCTATGCCGCCATCGGCGAGCAGGTGGGCCTGACCGAAGCCGAAGCCCTGGCCCGGGTGCGGGCCCTGCGGGCCTCGGGCATCATCCGCCGCATCGGGGCCAACTTCCAGTCGGCGAAAATCGGCTTCAAATCCACCCTGTGCGCCGCCGCCGTGCCCGAGGACAAGTTCGAGGCCTTCACCAAGGCCGTCAACGAACACCCCGGCGTCACCCACAACTACCTGCGCGCCCATGGCTACAACATCTGGTTCACCATGATCGGCCCTTCCCGGGAAGCCATCCGCCAGGACCTGGCCGCCATCACCGAACAAACCGGCGTGGCCATCCTCAATCTGCCCGCCGACCGGCTGTTCAAGATCCGCGTGGACTTCGCCATGAGCGATTAGGCCGCCGAGCCTCTTGCTAACGCTTTCGGCCGCATTATTTGTCTGGTTGGACGCGGGCTTAAGCCAACACCCAAGCCCCTGCCGGAGGACGCCATGTCTGAAGCCGACGCCATCCACGCCGTGTGCCCGGCCTGCCGGGCCGTCAATCGGGTGCAGACCGGCCGCCTGGACAGCGGGCCGGTATGCGGCAAATGCCGCGCGCCCATCCTGTCCCCCCATCCCGTGACCCTGACTTCGGCCAACTTCGACGTGTTCCTGGCCAAGTCCGATCTACCGGTGGTGGTGGATTTCTGGGCCCCCTGGTGCGGCCCCTGCCGGGGCATGGCTCCGGCCTTCGACCAGGCCGCGGCCATGCTCCACCCCCGGGTGATCCTGGCCAAGTGCGACACCGAGGCCGAGACGGCCATTGCTTCCCGGATGCGCATCCAGGGCGTGCCGACCCTGGCCCTGTTCCAGGGCGGCCGCGAAAAAGCCCGGATCTCTGGAGCGCGAAGCGCCGCCGACATCGTCTCCTGGGTCCGCCACAACGCCTGAGCCTGCGCGCCGCCGGCCCTGCCCCGGGCCGGCCGGCGGCGTGTGCGTTTTTTACCGCCTGCTAGGCCTGGGCCTTGGGTCCCGCCTGCGGGAAAAGGCGTTTTGCAGACCAACGACCTGGCCCGACCAGCCGTCAGGACGATTTCCCCCCATCCCCCTTGCCCGCGACTCAGGCTTTCCCGCCAAAGACCGCCTGTTGCCGTGGGTTTCGCCCTGGTTTCGCCGTTTGTCCGCGGGCTTCAGGAACACGGCTTCCCCACGGCGGATTGTGCCCCAGCCAGGCCGTGGCTTTCGCACCGGAACGAAGCACAAAATTCTCGCCGTCATCACCGGATAGGGCTTGGATAAGATGCACGTTTCTTATAGCAGTTATGAAACAGTTTCTTTTCTTGTTCACTCGATTCTGTCCCGAAACGCTCATGGCTCCCAGAGCCGGTCCGTAAGCAGCGCAAAGGAGGCGGCATGTTTAAAAACGTCAGAGTGGGCTACAAGTTAGGCGGCGGTTTTGCCCTGGTCATCGCCATTTTCATCGCCCTGGCCCTGCAACAAGCCCTGACCATGGAACACCTGGGCGTGATCCAGGACGAGGGCGCGCGACGCTCCAAAGACAGCCAGGCCATCATGGACGTGTCCCTGCGGGTGAGCAATTTCTACTCGGTCATCGGCGATGCCCAGATCAACCGCAATTTGGCTGAAACTCACAAGCATCTCACTAGGGTCCGGGAACAAAGCAAGGCTGATATTCGAACCGTCCTGGCTTCGGTCGACACGGCCGAGGAACGGGAGCTTGCGAGCCAGTTCTCGGACAGCTACAAAGAATATATTGATATTTTGGATAAAAAAATGCTGCCGCGACTGGAAGCCATTGCACAGGCCCAGGTCAAGCACGAATCTGTTGAAAGCCTGGAAGCCGAAGTGCGCGAGCTTGACCACCAGGCCGACGAGCTGCGCGAGGCCACCCTCAAGCCCTTGGCCGGCATCGCCGAAGCCCTGGCCAAGGAAAATCTGGCCGGCGACGCGGCCTTTGACGCCGAACGCGCCATGGCCACCCGCGTGCTGATCGGCCTGACCGCCCTGGGGACCGTGCTTGCGCTCATCGTCTCCGTGCTGACCGCCCGGGGCATCACCAAGCCCCTGGCCGCCGGCATCGCCTATGCCCAGGCCCTGGCCCAGGGCGATCTGGAACAAAGCCTGGAGGTGCGCCAGCGCGACGAGCTGGGCCGGCTGGCCGATGCCCTGCGGCTGGTGGCCGACTCCGAACGGCAAGTGGCCGAACAGGCCGGCCATATGGCCCGGGGCGACCTCTCGGCTGATCTTTCCCCGCGCGGGCCCAAGGACAGCCTGCTCATCTCCATGGCCAAACTGGCCGCCTCGGAACGGGAAGTGGCCGAACAGGCCGGCCGCATCGCCGACGGCGACCTGCGGGTGGCCGTGGCCAAGCGTTCGGAGAACGACGTCCTGCTTGAAGCCTTCGGCAAAATGATCGACGCCCTGACCGGCATCGCCCTGGACCTCCAAGCCGGGGCCGACAACGTGGCCGCCGGCAGCGAGGAACTCTCGGCCTCGGCCGAGGCCATCTCCCAAGGGGCCACCGAACAGGCCGCCGCCGTGGAACAGTCGTCTTCGTCCATGGAGGAAATGAGCGCCGGCATCCAGCAAAACGCCGATAACGCCCGGCAGACCGAAGCCATCGCCGCCGCCGCCGCCCGGGACGCCAAGGCCTCGGGCGAGGCCATGACCCAGACCATGGCCGCCATGAAGGAGATCGCCGGCAAGATCAACATCATCGAGGAAATAGCCCGGCAAACCGACTTGCTCGCCTTAAACGCCGCCGTGGAAGCGGCCCGGGCCGGCGAGCATGGGCGCGGCTTCGCCGTGGTGGCCTCGGAGGTGCGCAAGCTGGCCGAACGCAGCCAGCAGGCCGCCTCGGAAATCACCAATCTGGCCAAGGACAGCACCGAGGTGGCCGTGGCCGCCAACGGCCTTTTAGCCCAGCTCGTGCCCAACATCCAACGCACCGCCGATCTGGTCCAGGAAATCAGCGCCGCCAGCCAGGAGCAAAGTTCCGGCGTGGTGCAGATCAACAAAGCCTTGCAGCAGCTCGACCAGACCGTGCAGCAAAACGCCAGCGCCTCCGAGGAACTGGCCTCCACCGCCGAGGAGCTTTCCGGCCAGGCCGAACAGCTCCGGGCCACCATCGCCTTTTTCCAGATCGACCTGCCCCGGCATGCTCCGCCCGCGTCGTCGCGCCGGGCCATGCCGGGCCGGGGCAAGCCTGCCCTGGCTCCGGGCAAGAAAGCCACCCAGGGCGCGCGCATCGAACTGGCCGACAAGGGCCAGGACAGCGATTTCGAGAGCTTCTAAACGCGCGGCCCGGCCTGACGTAACCTCAGGCCGGGCCGTAACAGACGACGGGGAGGACCGCCGCGCCTCTGGCACGCCGAAACGGGCCAAACGGGAAGAGAGGGGCCTTTTGTCCCGGACTCGGCCAAGAGGCCAGACTCACCGGGGCAGCCTTCGGATTGGCGATCAGGAGGCGGCATCAGGCAAGAGCCGAACGCTTCAGGCCTCCTTCCCTGTCAAAAAGGGGGCTATCCTCGGGCGCAACCTACAACCGTTTGCCCGGCTCGCAGCACGACGGCTTGTCCGGCCCCGACCCGCCGCCGCAGGAACCGTTGCCGCCGGAACAGCCGCAACCGCACGAACCGCCCTTTTTCCCGAAAAACTTCCGCACCACGTACCAGGCCGCCACGGCCACGATCACGACAACAATCAGCGTATCCATCAGCCTTCTCCTTGAAGTTGATAATCAACCTCGAAGAGTAGAATATCCCCTTTTCAAGCTGGCGCAAGATGTTTTATGCCATAAATCATAACCGCCCGTGTGTTTTGCACAAACCGGAACACTGGAAACGGCTTTCGGGACGGGAAGGCAACACGCCGCAATCATGACGGGATTCCATGAGCCGCTCGCCCTCGTCACCGTCGGCGGACGCCTCCGGCCGTTTTGGCGCAACCCGTATCCCACGATCCCGCCCAGGGGGGCAGGCCATGGACAAACATCTGCTGGTGACCGTCAGCGACGAGTACCACACGTCGCAAAGCCTGCGTTTCGTGCACCATTTCTTCACCAACCGCAGCGAACTCAAGCTGACGCTGTTCTATGTCGTGCCGCGAAAGCCCGATTGGCGACTTGACCCCATCGACCTCGAAGCCAATCCCGAGGCCATTGTGCACATCGAGCACGACAAGGCCGTCCACGGCGTGCCGGCCATGGCCAAGGCCAAGGAATGGCTGCGCTCCATGGGATTTGGCGATGATCAGGTGGCGGTGAAATTTTCCAACGGCAAGCTCGGCACGGTCAAGGAGATCGTGCGCGAATCCGAGGAAGGGCTCTACGACGCGGCCGTGCTCGGCCGGCGCGGCCTGTCCTGGTTCGAGGAGATGGTCACGGATTCCATCTCCCATCGCATTTTGTGGGAATCGCTGACCTTCCCCATCTGGATCTGCCGCAATCCGGAAAAAGGCCGCAAGAACGTGCTGGTGTGCGTGGACGGCTCCGAGGAGTGCATGCGCGTGGCCGACCACGCCGGCTTCATGGTCCGCAACGAACCCGACCACAACATCACCCTGCTCCATGTCTGCTCGGACGACCGCTGCATCGACGCCGAACAGATCTTCGGCCGCGCCCTGGCCGAGATCAAGGCTAACGGCGTGGACGACAGCCGCATTGCCATCAAGGTGATGACGTCGGCCAACCCGGCCCGCACCATTCTTGCCGAGGCAAACGAGGGCAAATACGCCGCCGTGGCCATCGGCCGCACCAGCCACAAGCCGTCGTCGCTGGAGCACATCTTCGCCACCACCAGCCTCAAGATCCTGCGCGGCATCGACCGCGCCGCCCTGTGGTTGTGCAAGTAGGCGCGTGAATGCGGGGGAGGAAACCCCTTTTTGCAAAAAGGGGTTTCCTCCCCC
It contains:
- a CDS encoding HAMP domain-containing methyl-accepting chemotaxis protein gives rise to the protein MANTTKFFQRVSVKLSISYIVLVVALIAVGFTGYYAAKVISGNLETLFTRLLPSIDKLIEADRDLHQLLVAERSMLFTDTSDERFKKLQKAYADNLKQTKERFGVFKSLMTTPEEKQFAAEFDQALAKWEATSAKVVKARLADTEASTAEAMALSMGQADEQFEFMREFINKLTELNLNYAEVRNAESKALYEKTEVIIASLTGAMILFAAITGLLITRGLLRRLGGEPEEIAAMARQVAVGDLSLTFHDGAHPQSIYAAMRAMVASSAEVAQAVAKLAQGDLDVNIAPRCEADGLMRSLATLIAAEKDIADLAGKLALGDLDVAVAKRSENDRLLAAIERLVAAEKDIAAIMGRLSKGELAVAVTPRDPADRLLHSLRGMITRVSAVIREVQDGSVNVASGSEQLSASSSALSQGSTEQAAAIEESSSAMEQMASSIGQTADNAKQTEAIAVKAARDAKASGEAVVQTKSAMKAITGKISIIEEIARQTDLLALNAAVEAARAGEHGRGFAVVASEVRKLAERSQAAAAEITNLAATSTDIAETAGQLLEKLVPDIQRTAELVQEINAASQEQSQGASQVNQALQQLDQVIQQNAAAAEEIASTSEELSAQAAQLQQTSAFFRVERDEDEDNLRPAAASGRRAFIPPTTAGKALPRPTGGKTGGSLISLDEEDPADSRFERY
- a CDS encoding GGDEF domain-containing protein, which encodes MPHHPSPPSAPSRRLTALVAEADPAVAALLAEALGPRSALVTARTLAEAKAALALGRPDLAVVSARLPDGPTAPLLASLVGGESPPSVFLAGTPGDIAAVLAAVALPGLRLLPLPLSPGLAEAALDEAAADIAARRHAEDGWRLAKRLLDEIPHLSAIFAGGELLGLNRAFLRFLGVGSLGEFKAKGTPLERFLAEPPAEGLAAWAGRLPDDALDRDHRLHLVHPDRPDAAPHVFQAAVSRLPGRSRCLLMLADVTELELERRELLDLANRDPLTRTLNRRKLGDVLEAETARAARYATPFSLALLDIDHFKHINDSHGHDAGDAVLVELARRLTASLRQVDRLARFGGEEFVVAAPGIDLAGAAELAERLRRAVADEPFAGVGRVTASFGLAAWRPGDSPEDLLKRADAALYRAKDGGRNRVEREAPPQTEVR
- the ahbA gene encoding siroheme decarboxylase subunit alpha; translation: MDATDKRILDLIQTGFPIAPRPYAAIGEQVGLTEAEALARVRALRASGIIRRIGANFQSAKIGFKSTLCAAAVPEDKFEAFTKAVNEHPGVTHNYLRAHGYNIWFTMIGPSREAIRQDLAAITEQTGVAILNLPADRLFKIRVDFAMSD
- the trxC gene encoding thioredoxin TrxC codes for the protein MSEADAIHAVCPACRAVNRVQTGRLDSGPVCGKCRAPILSPHPVTLTSANFDVFLAKSDLPVVVDFWAPWCGPCRGMAPAFDQAAAMLHPRVILAKCDTEAETAIASRMRIQGVPTLALFQGGREKARISGARSAADIVSWVRHNA
- a CDS encoding methyl-accepting chemotaxis protein, giving the protein MFKNVRVGYKLGGGFALVIAIFIALALQQALTMEHLGVIQDEGARRSKDSQAIMDVSLRVSNFYSVIGDAQINRNLAETHKHLTRVREQSKADIRTVLASVDTAEERELASQFSDSYKEYIDILDKKMLPRLEAIAQAQVKHESVESLEAEVRELDHQADELREATLKPLAGIAEALAKENLAGDAAFDAERAMATRVLIGLTALGTVLALIVSVLTARGITKPLAAGIAYAQALAQGDLEQSLEVRQRDELGRLADALRLVADSERQVAEQAGHMARGDLSADLSPRGPKDSLLISMAKLAASEREVAEQAGRIADGDLRVAVAKRSENDVLLEAFGKMIDALTGIALDLQAGADNVAAGSEELSASAEAISQGATEQAAAVEQSSSSMEEMSAGIQQNADNARQTEAIAAAAARDAKASGEAMTQTMAAMKEIAGKINIIEEIARQTDLLALNAAVEAARAGEHGRGFAVVASEVRKLAERSQQAASEITNLAKDSTEVAVAANGLLAQLVPNIQRTADLVQEISAASQEQSSGVVQINKALQQLDQTVQQNASASEELASTAEELSGQAEQLRATIAFFQIDLPRHAPPASSRRAMPGRGKPALAPGKKATQGARIELADKGQDSDFESF
- a CDS encoding FeoB-associated Cys-rich membrane protein, translated to MDTLIVVVIVAVAAWYVVRKFFGKKGGSCGCGCSGGNGSCGGGSGPDKPSCCEPGKRL
- a CDS encoding universal stress protein; the protein is MDKHLLVTVSDEYHTSQSLRFVHHFFTNRSELKLTLFYVVPRKPDWRLDPIDLEANPEAIVHIEHDKAVHGVPAMAKAKEWLRSMGFGDDQVAVKFSNGKLGTVKEIVRESEEGLYDAAVLGRRGLSWFEEMVTDSISHRILWESLTFPIWICRNPEKGRKNVLVCVDGSEECMRVADHAGFMVRNEPDHNITLLHVCSDDRCIDAEQIFGRALAEIKANGVDDSRIAIKVMTSANPARTILAEANEGKYAAVAIGRTSHKPSSLEHIFATTSLKILRGIDRAALWLCK